From Verrucomicrobiia bacterium, the proteins below share one genomic window:
- a CDS encoding phosphocholine cytidylyltransferase family protein: protein MNAIIYAAGRATRLGIAFAQQPKILLEIGGRSLLERHVHRLAAAGVRRITVVTGHCRQAIADRLPALARSHGVETVELFNPDFGEGSAVSMLVSLPVIERAGGPVLLMDGDVLYDSRMLPRLLGSPHPSALLVDFAYSSTDDDPVLVPIRNDRPFEFLKRWSGEADRVGESVGFFKLDPADRPLLEHETHARATGIGRLDSMDEILRALVRAGRFGYEDITGLPWTEIDYPEDIAYAQERVLPALQEDPAPQPSGRRPGR, encoded by the coding sequence ATGAACGCCATCATTTACGCCGCCGGACGGGCCACGCGCCTTGGAATCGCCTTCGCGCAGCAGCCCAAGATCCTCCTCGAAATCGGCGGCCGATCGCTGCTCGAACGGCACGTCCACCGCCTTGCTGCCGCCGGGGTGCGGCGGATCACCGTGGTGACGGGGCACTGCCGGCAGGCCATTGCCGATCGCTTGCCCGCCCTTGCCCGGTCCCATGGCGTCGAAACCGTCGAACTGTTCAATCCCGACTTCGGCGAAGGCAGCGCCGTGAGCATGCTGGTCTCGCTGCCCGTCATCGAGCGCGCCGGCGGCCCGGTCCTCCTGATGGACGGCGATGTCCTGTACGACAGCCGGATGCTGCCACGCCTCCTCGGGTCCCCACATCCCTCGGCGTTGCTGGTGGATTTCGCCTATTCGAGCACCGACGACGACCCGGTTCTGGTGCCGATCCGGAACGACCGTCCGTTCGAGTTCCTCAAACGCTGGTCGGGCGAGGCCGACCGGGTCGGGGAATCGGTCGGCTTCTTCAAGCTCGATCCCGCCGACCGGCCCCTGCTCGAACACGAGACCCACGCACGCGCCACCGGGATCGGACGGCTGGATTCCATGGACGAAATCCTGCGAGCCCTCGTCCGGGCGGGCCGGTTCGGATATGAGGACATCACCGGCCTTCCATGGACGGAGATCGACTATCCCGAGGACATCGCCTACGCGCAGGAGAGGGTCCTGCCCGCACTCCAGGAGGACCCGGCTCCACAGCCGTCCGGCCGTCGGCCCGGCCGGTGA
- a CDS encoding sugar phosphate isomerase/epimerase produces MANVCYHPSIEGAQHGAKSLAEFLDYAKRAGATGAQPSNYMLQGGKLFKSAKEIRETFESRGMTLDGISAHCPFWVHTSAWTGTKSGHPFIPPEAQDLSPEKLEKWAETYLLKLLDLSAELKIAVVPMFWGVAFGWEMATGYPWGFWKGPGYDLIEAGKERFVKKTAKLRKAANERGIKICHEIHPGTAAMCADDFHLLVKICDGDPCLGVNADPSHCWENEGFEARFLSVAPRIYAAHVKNHVVRPNVPVRAMEPDWPRRGMQFTDLPSGDLNMARYVEMLILAGYPKRYCDLMGTSTAPLVVEAESAYRDIDATSANGIAYVRDHLCFPVASGSFEDGMGA; encoded by the coding sequence ATGGCCAACGTCTGCTATCACCCGTCGATTGAAGGCGCCCAGCACGGGGCGAAGTCCCTGGCGGAATTCCTCGATTACGCCAAGCGCGCCGGCGCCACCGGGGCCCAGCCGAGCAACTACATGTTGCAGGGCGGCAAGCTGTTTAAGTCCGCGAAGGAAATCCGCGAGACCTTCGAGTCGCGAGGGATGACCTTGGACGGCATTTCGGCCCACTGCCCGTTCTGGGTGCATACGAGCGCCTGGACCGGCACCAAGTCGGGTCATCCCTTCATCCCGCCCGAGGCCCAGGATTTGAGCCCGGAGAAGCTCGAGAAGTGGGCCGAGACCTATCTCCTCAAACTTCTCGATCTGTCGGCGGAACTGAAGATCGCCGTGGTGCCGATGTTCTGGGGCGTGGCCTTCGGCTGGGAAATGGCCACCGGCTACCCGTGGGGCTTCTGGAAGGGGCCCGGCTACGATCTCATCGAGGCCGGCAAGGAACGCTTCGTCAAGAAGACCGCCAAACTCCGCAAGGCCGCCAACGAACGCGGGATCAAGATCTGCCACGAAATCCACCCTGGCACCGCCGCCATGTGCGCCGACGACTTCCACCTGCTGGTGAAGATCTGCGACGGCGATCCCTGCCTGGGCGTCAATGCAGACCCTTCCCACTGCTGGGAGAATGAAGGCTTCGAGGCCCGCTTCCTCTCCGTCGCGCCCCGCATCTACGCCGCCCATGTGAAGAACCACGTGGTCCGCCCCAATGTCCCCGTGCGCGCCATGGAACCCGACTGGCCGAGGCGCGGCATGCAGTTCACCGACCTTCCCAGCGGCGACCTGAACATGGCCCGGTACGTCGAGATGCTGATTCTCGCCGGCTACCCGAAGCGGTACTGCGACCTGATGGGCACTTCCACCGCCCCCCTGGTGGTCGAGGCCGAAAGCGCCTACCGCGACATCGACGCCACCAGCGCCAACGGCATCGCCTACGTCCGCGATCACCTGTGCTTCCCGGTTGCGTCCGGCTCCTTCGAGGACGGCATGGGGGCCTGA
- a CDS encoding Gfo/Idh/MocA family oxidoreductase produces MQYASSRRTFLRQMAAAVAVPTVIPGRVLGARAPSRRIALGFIGVGDHGISRNLRGLLAQPDTQVVALCDVDAHHLARARQTVEEHAAAKGDGGGAKGLVLSRDFRDVTDRPDIDAVVVSTPDHWHVLPSLRAARAGKDVLCEKPLSLTVQEGRVLSDTIARTGRIFQTATENRSLAPYRRLVELVRNGRLGKVRSIHVELPSGHWTRPANREPEPPPPELDYDFWLGPAPEAPYCQARCHWNFRWILDYSGGMLTDWGAHMIDLAQWCLDRERTGPVQVEGTGVFPAAGLFNTATEFDLHYTYADGVTLRVSSNRPGIRVVGSAGTVWNTDWNAPLQADPVSILEERIGPEEWQPYTAPDEHRNFLDGVRSRKECYAPAEVGHRTISIAHIGHIALRLGRRLDWDPATERFRNDPAADAMLSRPMRRPWSLEV; encoded by the coding sequence ATGCAGTACGCCTCTTCGCGACGAACGTTCCTTCGGCAGATGGCCGCCGCCGTGGCGGTTCCCACGGTGATTCCAGGGCGGGTGCTGGGGGCCCGGGCGCCCAGCCGGCGCATTGCCCTGGGCTTCATCGGGGTGGGGGACCACGGGATCAGCCGGAATCTGCGGGGACTCCTCGCCCAGCCCGACACCCAGGTGGTGGCACTGTGCGACGTGGATGCACACCATCTCGCCCGGGCACGCCAGACGGTCGAGGAACACGCGGCCGCCAAGGGCGATGGCGGTGGGGCCAAGGGCCTGGTGCTGAGCCGCGATTTCCGCGACGTCACGGACCGCCCGGACATCGATGCGGTGGTGGTTTCCACCCCCGATCATTGGCATGTGCTGCCCTCCCTCCGCGCGGCTCGCGCGGGGAAGGATGTCCTGTGTGAGAAGCCGCTCTCCCTCACCGTCCAGGAGGGAAGGGTCCTGAGCGACACCATCGCCCGGACAGGGCGCATTTTTCAGACCGCGACGGAGAACCGGTCGCTGGCTCCCTACCGGCGCCTGGTCGAACTCGTCCGCAACGGGAGGCTTGGAAAGGTCCGCAGCATCCATGTGGAGCTGCCTTCCGGCCACTGGACGCGCCCGGCCAACCGGGAACCCGAGCCGCCGCCGCCGGAGCTGGATTACGATTTCTGGCTGGGACCGGCCCCGGAGGCGCCCTACTGCCAGGCGCGATGCCACTGGAACTTCCGTTGGATCCTCGACTATTCGGGCGGGATGCTCACGGACTGGGGGGCCCACATGATCGACCTGGCCCAGTGGTGCCTCGACCGCGAACGAACCGGGCCGGTGCAGGTCGAGGGGACTGGCGTGTTTCCAGCCGCGGGCCTGTTCAACACCGCGACCGAGTTCGACCTCCACTACACCTACGCCGACGGCGTCACCCTGCGCGTCTCCTCGAATCGCCCCGGGATCCGGGTCGTGGGCAGCGCGGGAACCGTATGGAACACCGACTGGAACGCGCCGCTCCAGGCCGACCCGGTCTCGATCCTGGAGGAACGGATCGGCCCGGAAGAGTGGCAGCCCTACACGGCCCCCGACGAACATCGCAACTTCCTCGATGGCGTGCGGTCACGGAAGGAATGCTACGCGCCTGCCGAGGTGGGACACCGAACCATCTCCATTGCCCACATCGGTCACATCGCCCTGCGTCTCGGGCGGCGACTCGACTGGGATCCCGCCACGGAACGGTTCCGCAATGACCCGGCCGCCGATGCCATGCTCAGCCGCCCCATGCGCCGTCCGTGGTCGTTGGAAGTTTAG
- a CDS encoding FHA domain-containing protein: MAKLVVLNESLKGLAHELKVERTTVGRVEDNTFQIAEPSVSSHHCEILLKGNEVVIKDLNSTNGTFINGERIAEAALKPGQTLRLGQIELKLDGPAPANRKQLDATMVIPQGVKRDEIGTAVHAAALSEKAGFHKKSNKLNRIFFIGGGIVLLIIIGLIIYAFIQQSAGPG, from the coding sequence ATGGCAAAGCTCGTCGTCCTGAATGAATCCCTGAAAGGGCTCGCCCATGAGCTGAAGGTCGAGCGCACGACCGTCGGTCGAGTGGAAGACAACACCTTCCAGATCGCCGAACCGTCGGTATCCAGTCATCACTGCGAGATTCTCCTCAAGGGGAACGAAGTGGTGATCAAGGATCTGAACTCGACCAACGGCACCTTCATCAACGGGGAGCGGATCGCTGAAGCCGCCCTGAAGCCGGGCCAGACCCTCCGCCTGGGTCAGATCGAGTTGAAGCTCGACGGGCCGGCCCCGGCCAACCGGAAGCAGTTGGATGCCACCATGGTGATTCCGCAGGGAGTCAAACGGGACGAAATCGGGACGGCAGTCCACGCCGCGGCGTTGAGCGAGAAGGCCGGCTTCCACAAGAAGTCCAACAAGCTCAACCGGATCTTCTTCATCGGTGGCGGGATCGTTCTGCTGATTATCATCGGCCTGATCATCTACGCCTTCATCCAGCAAAGCGCGGGTCCGGGTTGA
- a CDS encoding PSD1 domain-containing protein, whose amino-acid sequence MTSWLAATGSVLLALPALGLGNDDAFRRHIEPLLKEHCYECHSHEGGRTRGGLTLDSRRGWEVGGDGGPAIVPGQPDASLLIRAIRRMDTEAPMPPRTALPEEAVRVLVEWVRQGAHDPRVSEVADLHGEPWWAVQPLIRPAVPSAGAPHPIDAFLAAAGAEASLPPEADRRTLLRRMTVDLHGLLPTPEAVESFAADPDPHALDRVIDRLLASPRYGERWARHWLDVVHFAETHGHDQDRPRDAAWPYRDYVIDAFNADTPYGRFVQEQVAADVLFPEQPTLIPALGFLAAGPWDESSLRDIREDTLDREIGRYLDRDNIVANVFSTFAGVTVHCARCHDHKFDPVSQADYYALQAVFAGTEKAERLYDDDPELHARRQTLMRWKVALDRGDRERIEELLSSAWRRDLIEWLASAQPEPGGTGGAPADAALAGPDPVRDALGKAPADRTAEETWTLSAHFLRRRVEAELNSLPTPRRVYAGAHLFPDNAGQKPLGRVRPVKVLRRGEITQPLGEAEPGALSCVEGLPARFGGDLEEGARRSALAQWLTHRDNPLLWRTIVNRVWHYHFGRGLVDSPNDLGRMGGTPSHPELLDWLAVTFRDDLEGSFKRLHRLILTSRAWRQNSAPPDRAAPLQPIRRRLDAETFRDSVLQMAGRLDLTMGGPSARHFAMSPGIHVTPVVDYAAFDADAPAGARRAIYRFLFRTLPDPLMDALDSPPGDQSAPVRSESFTALQAFALLHHPFVVRLSEHFARHLETTAPGDPVRQAYRAALQREPSPEELAEARHHAGTHGLAPFCRLLLNSNPFHFID is encoded by the coding sequence ATGACGTCGTGGCTGGCGGCCACGGGAAGCGTGCTCCTGGCTCTTCCCGCTCTGGGGCTGGGGAACGACGACGCTTTTCGTCGCCACATCGAACCCCTTCTCAAGGAGCATTGCTACGAGTGCCACAGCCATGAGGGAGGGCGCACTCGCGGTGGCCTGACCCTCGATTCGCGCCGGGGCTGGGAGGTGGGCGGTGATGGCGGGCCCGCCATCGTCCCGGGTCAGCCCGATGCCAGCCTCCTGATCCGGGCTATTCGTCGCATGGACACCGAGGCGCCGATGCCGCCCCGGACGGCGTTGCCGGAAGAGGCTGTTCGGGTGCTGGTCGAATGGGTTCGCCAAGGCGCCCATGACCCGAGGGTTTCCGAGGTGGCCGACCTGCACGGGGAACCCTGGTGGGCGGTGCAGCCGCTGATCCGGCCGGCGGTGCCGTCCGCAGGCGCTCCGCACCCGATCGACGCTTTCCTGGCGGCGGCGGGTGCTGAAGCCTCCCTGCCGCCCGAGGCGGATCGGCGTACGCTCCTTCGGCGGATGACCGTTGATCTGCACGGCTTGTTGCCGACGCCGGAGGCGGTCGAGTCCTTTGCGGCCGATCCCGATCCCCACGCGCTGGATCGGGTCATCGATCGCCTGCTGGCATCGCCGCGGTACGGCGAACGATGGGCCCGCCACTGGCTCGACGTGGTGCACTTCGCGGAGACCCACGGGCACGACCAGGACCGACCGCGCGATGCGGCGTGGCCGTACCGGGACTACGTCATCGACGCCTTCAATGCCGACACCCCCTACGGCCGGTTTGTCCAGGAACAGGTGGCGGCGGATGTGCTCTTTCCGGAACAGCCGACGCTGATCCCCGCGCTGGGATTCCTGGCGGCAGGGCCTTGGGACGAGAGTTCCCTGCGGGACATCCGGGAGGACACGCTGGACCGCGAGATCGGCCGGTATCTGGACCGGGACAACATCGTCGCCAATGTGTTCTCGACCTTTGCGGGGGTGACGGTTCACTGCGCACGCTGCCACGATCACAAGTTCGATCCGGTGTCGCAGGCGGATTACTACGCCTTGCAGGCTGTCTTTGCCGGCACCGAGAAGGCCGAGCGCCTCTACGACGACGACCCGGAACTCCATGCCCGGCGCCAGACGTTGATGCGTTGGAAGGTGGCCTTGGACCGGGGCGACCGGGAACGCATCGAGGAATTGCTGTCGTCCGCCTGGCGCCGGGACCTGATCGAGTGGCTTGCCTCGGCACAACCGGAACCCGGCGGGACCGGGGGTGCGCCGGCCGATGCTGCTCTGGCCGGGCCGGACCCGGTTCGGGACGCGCTGGGGAAGGCGCCTGCCGACCGCACCGCGGAAGAGACCTGGACCCTGAGCGCCCATTTCCTGCGTCGCCGGGTCGAAGCCGAACTGAACTCCCTTCCCACCCCGCGCCGAGTGTATGCTGGGGCCCATCTGTTTCCCGACAACGCGGGTCAAAAGCCCCTTGGCCGGGTGCGTCCGGTGAAGGTGTTGCGGCGGGGCGAGATCACCCAACCGCTGGGCGAGGCGGAGCCCGGGGCGCTGAGTTGCGTGGAGGGATTGCCGGCGCGATTTGGAGGCGACCTGGAGGAAGGCGCCCGCCGGTCCGCTCTGGCGCAGTGGCTCACCCACCGGGACAACCCGCTGCTGTGGCGCACGATCGTCAACCGGGTGTGGCATTACCATTTCGGTCGCGGCCTGGTGGACTCCCCGAACGACCTGGGCCGCATGGGAGGAACGCCCTCCCACCCGGAACTGCTCGACTGGCTGGCGGTGACCTTCCGGGACGATCTCGAGGGATCTTTCAAGCGGCTCCACCGGCTCATCCTGACCAGTCGCGCCTGGCGTCAGAACTCTGCGCCTCCGGACCGGGCAGCGCCCCTGCAACCCATCCGGCGTCGTCTCGATGCGGAGACATTCAGGGATTCGGTCCTGCAGATGGCTGGCCGGCTTGACCTCACCATGGGCGGACCGTCGGCACGGCACTTTGCCATGTCACCCGGGATCCACGTGACCCCGGTCGTGGACTATGCCGCCTTCGATGCGGATGCCCCGGCCGGGGCGCGGCGCGCGATCTATCGGTTTCTCTTTCGCACCCTGCCCGATCCCTTGATGGACGCCCTCGACAGTCCGCCTGGCGACCAATCGGCGCCGGTCCGCAGCGAATCCTTCACCGCCCTCCAGGCGTTCGCGCTCCTCCATCATCCGTTTGTGGTACGCCTGAGCGAACACTTCGCCCGGCACCTCGAGACG
- a CDS encoding four helix bundle suffix domain-containing protein — MHENKGTGGTLSKDGTPHLSPGSLRSRSEGEGFIPPHGGYEQLLSFQKARIVYDGTVKFCDRFVDPRSRTHDQMVQAARSGKQNILEGSQASGTSKEMEIKLTNVARASLEELIEDYRDFLRVRGMAEWPREHSHTRRLRELNRQPDASYDTFRKGIEHPDPAIAANVMIGLIKLTNYLLDQQLRRLEQDFLKEGGLRERMTRARLAARAQPHPRRPPEP, encoded by the coding sequence ATGCATGAGAACAAAGGGACAGGAGGGACATTGTCCAAGGACGGAACACCGCACCTTTCCCCAGGGTCCCTCCGGTCCCGTTCCGAAGGTGAGGGCTTCATTCCGCCCCACGGCGGCTACGAGCAACTCCTCTCCTTCCAGAAGGCCCGCATCGTCTATGACGGCACCGTGAAATTCTGTGACCGCTTCGTGGACCCGCGTTCCCGCACCCACGACCAGATGGTCCAGGCCGCCCGCTCCGGCAAACAAAACATCCTCGAAGGCAGCCAGGCCAGCGGCACCTCCAAGGAAATGGAGATCAAGTTGACCAACGTCGCCCGCGCCAGCCTCGAAGAACTGATCGAAGACTACCGCGACTTCCTGCGCGTACGCGGAATGGCCGAATGGCCCAGGGAACATTCCCACACCCGCCGCCTCCGGGAACTCAACCGCCAGCCTGACGCCAGCTACGACACCTTCAGGAAGGGCATCGAGCATCCCGACCCGGCCATCGCCGCCAACGTGATGATTGGCCTCATCAAGCTCACCAACTACCTGCTCGACCAGCAACTCCGCCGCCTCGAACAGGATTTCCTGAAAGAGGGCGGCCTCCGTGAACGCATGACCCGCGCCCGCCTCGCCGCCCGAGCCCAACCCCACCCCAGACGCCCGCCGGAACCCTGA